The Bosea sp. 685 DNA window TGCCGTGATGACCGGTCGCAATCTGGATCCGCTGATCGGGCGCGGCTTCATGGCGGACGGGCTCGCCACCATGATCGCGGGCTCCGGCGGCGGCACGGGCGTGACGACCTATGCCGAGAATATGGGCGTGATGGCGGTGACACGAGTCTATTCGACGCTGGTCTTCGTCGCGGCGGGAATCATCGCGCTGGTGCTCGGCTTCTCCCCCAAATTCGGTGCGGTCATCGGCACGATTCCGGTCGCGGTGCTCGGCGGGCTGGCAATCGTCGTCTTCGGTCTGATTGCCGCCACGGCGGGACGAATCTGGGTCGAGAACCAGGTCGACTTCGCGAACCCGAAGAATCTGCTGACGGTCGCGACCGCGCTGATCCTGGGTGCGGGCGATCTGAAGCTGCCGCTCTTCGGCTTTGAACTCGGCGGCATCGGCACCGCGACCTTCGGGGCTATCGCGCTCTATCACCTGCTGAATCGCCGGCCGGGATGAGGCCGTCGCGCCTAGAGCCGGATGATTTCAGATCGGGTCACCAAGTGATCCGATCTGAAATCTGAATCCGTCTCTCATCAAAGAGTTAGAGCAGGATCGACGCGAAAAACCGGTTCCCACTTTTTCGCATCCTGCTCTAGAGCCGGATGATTTCAGATCGGGTCACGAAGTGACCCGATCTGAAATCTGAATCCGTCTCTCATCTAAGAGTGAGAGCAGGATCAATGCGAAAAACCGGTTCCCACTTTTTCGCATCCTGCTCTCGCGCCGAATTCATTTCGACGGCTTGGCATATTTCTGTCGCAGATGGGTGGACAGGGCGGGGGGCGTTTGCTACATCGCCGGCCTGCCTGACGCGGCCTCGGCCGCAGCGACGGCGACGCTTCGTGGCGTATGGGTGATTAGCTCAGTTGGTAGAGCAGCTGACTCTTAATCAGCGGGTCGTAGGTTCGAGCCCTACATCACCCACCACGGACACTTCCGCGAAAACGAAAGCATAGACAGATCGGCCGGCGACACAACGCCGGAACGGTTTGTGCGGTTCGTCTTTCGTTTTGCAACGTCCGTATGTCGAGCACCAAAAGGCGCGGTTGATCGCTCCGGCGACCTTGCCGATGACTGCTCTACGGCCGCGATGACGGCATTCATCCGAAGGCTGGAGAAGTATAGGCGTGGCGCTGCAGCGGTCTTGGCGCCCAGGCAGCGGCTCGGCGAGGCTTGAACGCGGCGCAAACTCCCCAGTACGGTGAGTGGAACGATTCGACGCTCTTCGCGTTGTTGTTTGCCCGCCTGATGTGGCACGAGAGGATTCAATATGAACAGGAAGTCTATCTTTGCCGGCTTCGTCGGTGCCATTGCTCTCGCGAGTGCTGCGATTGCTACCTCAACGGCAGTTAATGCGGCCGAGGCGTTGCCTGCCACGGTGGCTCATCAGCTCGACGGGCAGGCTGCAGAGTTCACCATGACTGCGGCCAAGCAGCGCCGCCTCATGATTATCGAAGAAACGCAGCGCCAGCAGCGTTACGGGCGCAGAGGTTACGGGCGCGGCCCTGGCTACGGATACGGGCCGCGACGCGGCTATGATGGCCCGCCTCCCGGCTACCGCCGTTACGACCGATACTGATCGGACGGGAAGCCCTGACAGCGGGGGCATCCTTTCGCTGCGCCGTTTGCGGCAAGGGAGCGCGTTGAGCGCTCCCTTTTTTGTTTGAGACTGGAGCCCAGCCGCATCAGGCAGCTCACGGCATAGAGGCGGCACATGTGCCGCCTGGCGTTGCCGGCCTTGCGTCGCGCCCGTTCGAATCACGCTTCGCGGCGATCGGGCACCGAATGTGGCGAGGGGCGCACTCCATGCGGCGCGCCGGGGGGCGCTGCCCTGCATACCTTGACCCTGCAGGATGTCCGCGCGGCAACGATGTCGGATGCACGAATACTGGCGGGCACGCGCTTCGGTCAGGTGTTTGTGTATCGGTAACATTGAGAAACTCACGTAAGCCAAGGAATTCACGTCGATTTTCTCTACGTTCGCCGACGCGCAGCAGACGATGCGCATGATGACGAGCGAAATAAGGCGCTGCTTCTGGCCGAAAAAATGCGGTTTGGCCGACATCCGCGTGGTATTTCTGTAACGCGCTCGCAAAAACGGCCGGCGTGATCTCGCCGGAGTCGGCACGTGCGCCGCCCGTTCTTGAGAAGACGGCGGTAAGAATTTGATTTCAATAGAATTAGCTGAATACGCCACTTGCGTCAGTCGCGCTCAGATCTGGCCGCTTGGGCTTCTGACTGTCGGGCATGGTATTGACTTAAGGGGAGCAATCAGAGGATGGATTCAGGTGAAATTTTGTCGATTTGGCGGCTGAGTTGTTTCCGCTTCGCTTCTCTCTGGCGCCAGACCGACGAATACGGACACGCTGCAAATACGACTTGAGGTCCTAGATGCTGAAGACGGCCGACGTTCTGGACGCTCACAGGCTGAGCGCGCCCATGCCGACCGTGACCGCCAGCGAAGGCTTGCGGCGACTCACCGCGACAACCGCCCTGGCGACGGGCGTGATCGTCGGGATGATGCTGTTCCAGCCGAACGCGGCGCAGGCGCAGTCGATTTGGACCGGCGCAACTGCCAATTACGGCACCGCGACAAACTGGAATCCAAACGCTGTCGCGACGGGTGGCGTTGCCGGCGTTTTTGACAATAGCGTCGGGGCAGGTTCGGCCATCGTCGATCTCGGGGCTGCGACCTTCACGCCGAGTACCTGGACGATCAACGGCAGCACTGCCTTCACGTTCCAGAACGGCACTGCGAACTTCACGGGCGGTGGCCTGACCAACAATTCGAGCGCGAACCAGACGATCTCGGCGATCCTCGGCGGCGCTGGAAGCGTTGTTCAGTCCGGCCCCGGCACGCTGACGCTGTCGGGCGTCAACACTTACACCGGCGGCACAACGGTCAGCGCCGGCCAGCTCACGGTGGGCAACGCCAGCGCGCTCGGCAACGTCGCGAACGCGACGGGGGTGACGGGCGGTGTGCTCGATCTCGGCGGCTTCACGGTGACGCAAAATGGCGGGCTCGTACTCCAGGGCGGCATAGTCCAGAACGGCACGTTCACATCGAACGGAACATTCGATCTCCAGAACGGGGTGAGCACCGCTATTCTCGCCGGCGCCGGAGCGGTCAGCAAGACGACCGCAGGCGCCGTTACGCTGTCGGGTGCCAACACCTATACTGGCGGTACGACGGTCAGCGCCGGCACGCTGACGCTGTCGGGTGTGGGGACGACGCTCGGCGCGAGCGCCAATGCCTTGACGGTTTCCGGCGGTACGCTCGACCTCGGTACCTTGAACATCACGCAGAATGGCGGGCTGACGCTGACGGGCGGGACGATCAGCAACGGCACGCTGACTTCATCGGGCGCGTTCGGCGTGCAGGCTGGCTCGGTCGATGCGGTTCTCGCAGGCGGAGCTGGGTTGACCAAGACGACGGGCGGCACGGTCACCCTGACCGGCGCGAACAGCTATACCGGCGCGACCACGATCTCCGCCGGCGTGCTGAACATCCAGAACGCGACGGCGCTCGGCACGACGGCGGCCGGGACCACGGTCGCGGCCGGCGCGGCGCTCGAACTCCAGGGCGCTATTACCATTGGCGCGGAGGCGCTTTCGCTGAATGGCGACGGCGTTGCCAGCGGTGGCGCCCTGCGCAACATTAGCGGGACCAATGGCTATGGCGGCGTCATCACGCTCGCCTCAACTGCCCGGATCAATGCGGATGCCGGTGGCCAGCTCAACATCACCGGCAACATTACGGGCGCGGGCCAGGATCTCACCGTCGGCGGGGCGGGCACCATCAACATCATCGGCAACGTCACGACGGGTGCCGGCGCGTTTACGAAGGACGGGGCCGGAAACGTTCAGCTCGGTGGGACCAACACCTATACCGGCGTGACCACGGTCAATGGCGGCTTTCTGATCCTGGTCAACGGCGCAGCCATCGCAGATGCCGGCGCCGTCGTCATCAACGCGCTGGGCCAGGTGAACCTGTTCTCCTCGGAGACGGTCGGTTCCCTCGCCGGCAACGGCGGCATCCTGCTCAGCAGCGGGTCGACGCTGACGACCGGCGATGCGACATCGACCGTGTTTTCGGGCTCCATCAACGAACAGGTGGGCGCCGGCAATCTGGTGAAGCAAGGCGCTGGCACCTTCACGCTCTCAGGCGCCAATACATATAGCGGCACGACGACGATCAATGCCGGCGTGCTGAACATCCAGAACGCCACCGCGCTCGGTACGACGGCTGGCGGCACCACCGTCGCCAATGGCGCGGCCTTGCAGATTCAGGGCAATATCGCGGTCGGGGCCGAGGCGCTTTCGCTGAGCGGCACGGGCATCGCCAATGATGGCGCGCTGCGCAATATCTCCGGGACCAACAGCTTCGCCGGCGCGATCACTCTGGCCAGCGCCAGCCGGATCAATTCCGATGCTGGCACTCTGACGCTGTCGGGCGGCATCACCGGCGCCTTCGCCCTGACGGTCGGCGGGGTCGGCAACACCACGATTTCGGGCGCCATCGCCACCGGCGCGAACACATTGACGAAGGACGGCGCGGGCCTGCTCGTGCTGTCGGGCGCCAACACCTATACCGGGGCAACCACGATCAACGGCGGCGAGTTGCGGGTCAATGGCTCGCTCGGTGCGACGGCGGTGGCGGTCAACAACACCGGCACCTTGTCCGGCATCGGCACGATCGGCGGCGCTGTTACCGTCAATAACGGCGGTACGCTCTCGGCCGGGCAAAGCCCGGGCACGCTGATAGTCGGCTCGCTGACCCTGAACGCCGGCTCCAATTCGGTGTTCGAGCTCAACACCCCGGGCGCAGTCGGCGGCGTCACCAACGACCTCGTGATCTCCAACGGGCCGGTCCAGCTCGGCGGCACGCTGACCGCGACCGCCGCATCTGCGGGTTTCTATCGGCTCATCAACGTCGTCGGCGGCGGGGCGATCACCGGGAACTACGCCACGGTCACTGTCGCGGGCTTCACGGGGCAGGTCTACACCAACGCCCCGGGCGCGGCCGAGCAGGTCAACCTCGCCGTGCTCGGCGCAGGTCAGATCATGCAGTTCTGGGACGGAGCCGACACGCTCGGCAACGGCACGGTCGATGGCGGTCCAGGCACCTGGAACGCGGCCAATACGAACTGGACCGGCCTGCCGGGCCAGGCCGGGGTGAACGCCTCCTGGCAGAGCTCCGTCGGCGTGTTCCAGGGCACGGCCGGCGTCGTCACCGTCGCGGGAACGCAGGCTTTCGACACGCTGCAGTTCAATGTCGACGGCTATACGCTGAATGGCGGCCAGCTCGGCATCGGCGTTGCCGGCGGGGGCACGATCAACGTCAACGGCCCTGGCCTGACAGCAACCATCAATTCGGCGATCGTCGATGGCGTGGGGACGAGCCTGATCAAGGTCGGCACCGGCACGCTCAACCTCGGCGGCGTTAACACCTATACCGGCGGCACGACGGTCTCCGACGGCACGCTCGGCCTGCTCGCCGGCGGCGTCCTGGCCTCGAATGTGACGGTGGCTGCGGCTGGCACGTTCAACAATGCCGGCACGGTCAACGCATCTGTGATCAATAGCGGCACGACGAACAACAGCGGCCTGATCGCGGGGAGCGTGACCAATTCGGGCACGCTGACGACGACCGGCACGATCCAGAGCGGCGTCACCAATAGCGGCACGGTCAATGCGGCCGGCACGATCAACGGCGCTATCGCCAACAACGCCGGAACCTTCACGGTGGCCGGCGTACTCGCCGGCAATGGCGCCTTCAGCAATGCCGGCGGCGCCATTCTCGCCGTGAACGGCGGCAATTTCACGGGGCTCGCCAGCCTCGTCAACGCCGGCTCGGTCACCATCGGCGCCGGCCGGACGCTGTCGGTAGGTACGATCACCAACAATGCCGGCACGATCGCGCTTGATGTCGGCGCGATCCTGCAAGGCACCGCCAACACGCTGAACAACGCCGCGACGATCAATGTCGGCACGAACGGCGCGATCCTCGATGCGGGGGCGATCAACAATCTCGCCAGCGGCGTGATCAACTTCAACGGGCCCGGCGGGACGGCGACGCTGAGCAGCGGCCTGCAGGTCAACAATGCCGGCGCGATCAACCTCATCGGCGGCAATCTCAACGTCGCCGGTCCCCTCAGCAACAGCGGCCAGGTGACCATTGCGGCCAATCTCGCCGCCAATCTCGCTTCGCTCTCGAATGCGGGCAGCGTCAGCCTCGGCCAGGGTGCGAGGCTGACGACCTCCGGCAACCTCGCCAACACGGGCATGATCGATCTGCGCAATGGCGCCACCAACAACCTCGTCACGGTCGGCGGCGGCTGGTCCGGCAATGGCCGGGTCGGGCTCGATCTCGACATCGTCAACGCGGCGGCAGACCGGATCAGTGTCGTCGGGGCATCCTCGGGCCTGACAA harbors:
- a CDS encoding autotransporter-associated beta strand repeat-containing protein, whose protein sequence is MLKTADVLDAHRLSAPMPTVTASEGLRRLTATTALATGVIVGMMLFQPNAAQAQSIWTGATANYGTATNWNPNAVATGGVAGVFDNSVGAGSAIVDLGAATFTPSTWTINGSTAFTFQNGTANFTGGGLTNNSSANQTISAILGGAGSVVQSGPGTLTLSGVNTYTGGTTVSAGQLTVGNASALGNVANATGVTGGVLDLGGFTVTQNGGLVLQGGIVQNGTFTSNGTFDLQNGVSTAILAGAGAVSKTTAGAVTLSGANTYTGGTTVSAGTLTLSGVGTTLGASANALTVSGGTLDLGTLNITQNGGLTLTGGTISNGTLTSSGAFGVQAGSVDAVLAGGAGLTKTTGGTVTLTGANSYTGATTISAGVLNIQNATALGTTAAGTTVAAGAALELQGAITIGAEALSLNGDGVASGGALRNISGTNGYGGVITLASTARINADAGGQLNITGNITGAGQDLTVGGAGTINIIGNVTTGAGAFTKDGAGNVQLGGTNTYTGVTTVNGGFLILVNGAAIADAGAVVINALGQVNLFSSETVGSLAGNGGILLSSGSTLTTGDATSTVFSGSINEQVGAGNLVKQGAGTFTLSGANTYSGTTTINAGVLNIQNATALGTTAGGTTVANGAALQIQGNIAVGAEALSLSGTGIANDGALRNISGTNSFAGAITLASASRINSDAGTLTLSGGITGAFALTVGGVGNTTISGAIATGANTLTKDGAGLLVLSGANTYTGATTINGGELRVNGSLGATAVAVNNTGTLSGIGTIGGAVTVNNGGTLSAGQSPGTLIVGSLTLNAGSNSVFELNTPGAVGGVTNDLVISNGPVQLGGTLTATAASAGFYRLINVVGGGAITGNYATVTVAGFTGQVYTNAPGAAEQVNLAVLGAGQIMQFWDGADTLGNGTVDGGPGTWNAANTNWTGLPGQAGVNASWQSSVGVFQGTAGVVTVAGTQAFDTLQFNVDGYTLNGGQLGIGVAGGGTINVNGPGLTATINSAIVDGVGTSLIKVGTGTLNLGGVNTYTGGTTVSDGTLGLLAGGVLASNVTVAAAGTFNNAGTVNASVINSGTTNNSGLIAGSVTNSGTLTTTGTIQSGVTNSGTVNAAGTINGAIANNAGTFTVAGVLAGNGAFSNAGGAILAVNGGNFTGLASLVNAGSVTIGAGRTLSVGTITNNAGTIALDVGAILQGTANTLNNAATINVGTNGAILDAGAINNLASGVINFNGPGGTATLSSGLQVNNAGAINLIGGNLNVAGPLSNSGQVTIAANLAANLASLSNAGSVSLGQGARLTTSGNLANTGMIDLRNGATNNLVTVGGGWSGNGRVGLDLDIVNAAADRISVVGASSGLTTVSFAQLTSTSAVLNRDVLVVNGAAGAQFVAANALTPTGPSPFPNGGGQLITNNGLVQYWFGEATPGSGNYVVRPDLNVVAATGFVASVSSALSSINAFSEPASAFINGPSDPKPNTFSLGTWGRARGGRFDITSNSTVGSLGGVSRSFRSVNEAGFNGFQLGIDAGLYNINGTGWTANLGVHGGKVDAKVTTPDTRLEVEQPFYGLYGAVRSGSGFALDVLVRRDNFDLKLNSASAGITNAKFKADGWSGLASMSQRFNITDSIYIDPSVALLYSRAEVDLLRTLQANVSWQPIESVTGRFGVQLGTFIQPTETIVLAPYIAASVWREFAGKSKASGEIGGLSFPTTTDRVGTYGQFSAGMAVSSTTPGLSGFVRADLRFGERIEGYAFNGGLRYQF